A genomic stretch from Lathyrus oleraceus cultivar Zhongwan6 chromosome 2, CAAS_Psat_ZW6_1.0, whole genome shotgun sequence includes:
- the LOC127120991 gene encoding uncharacterized protein LOC127120991 yields MCLIGDKLVLVLYDSGATHSFISTSCAEILGFEIVDLNYKLTITTPSGERMVTCSVCVDCPVILENRRFLVDLVVLPLKDLDVILGMDWLSANDVNLGCQKKILTFGEDSGEVIKVETLTQKFMMLFSMSEGETPSVENLPVVCEFPEVEFSIDLVPGTGPISISSYRMSPSEMTELKKQLDEMLKKEFIRPSVSHGELQSCLLRRRMVLLDFV; encoded by the coding sequence ATGTGTCTAATTGGAGATAAGTTGGTATTAGTATTATACGATTCAGGAGCTACACATTCATTTATATCTACATCTTGTGCGGAAATTTTGGGATTTGAAATTGTTGATCTCAACTATAAGTTGACCATTACAACTCCCTCGGGAGAAAGAATGGTAACTTGTTCAGTCTGTGTAGACTGCCCTGTAATTTTAGAAAATAGAAGATTCTTAGTAGATCTTGTAGTACTCCCACTAAAAGACCTAGATGTCATCTTAGGAATGGATTGGTTATCAGCCAACGATGTAAACTTGGGGTGCCAAAAGAAAATTTTAACGTTTGGAGAAGATAGTGGAGAAGTCATAAAGGTGGAAACTCTCACCCAAAAATTTATGATGTTATTCTCTATGTCAGAAGGAGAAACCCCTAGTGTTGAAAATCTTCCGGTGGTCTGTGAATTCCCGGAAGTGGAGTTTTCTATAGACTTGGTTCCAGGCACTGGACCAATTTCTATATCTTCTTATCGAATGTCACCCTCAGAGATGACTGAGTTAAAGAAACAGTTAGACGAGATGTTAAAGAAGGAATTTATTAGACCGAGTGTATCCCATGGGGAGCTCCAGTCTTGTTTGTTAAGAAGAAGGATGGTTCTTCTAGACTTTGTGTAG